A genomic stretch from Anoplopoma fimbria isolate UVic2021 breed Golden Eagle Sablefish chromosome 8, Afim_UVic_2022, whole genome shotgun sequence includes:
- the LOC129094339 gene encoding nardilysin-like has translation MPQTNKSVSSGGAQGQVSAPDQGEPPPPQEVRNQGVAGDGGGGAGAGGGERVAVEDQGDPEIVRSPSDPKKYRYIKLSNGLRVLLISDFSRTDGKEGSENGEDKVEAEDREDQQEEREGEEEGDSGEGSEEEEEENEEEEQDSDFDELDEDNAEKKKRGSCEKQAAAALCISVGSFSDPDDLPGLAHFLEHMVFMGSEKYPAENGFDAFLKKHGGSDNASTDCERTIFQFDVQRKYFREALDRWAQFFICPLMIEDAIDREVEAVDSEYQLARPSDSHRKEMLFGSLAKPGHPMSKFCWGNAQTLKHDPKEKQINTYQRLRDFWRRYYSAHYMTLAIQSKETLDTLEQWVKEIFITVPNNDEPQADFSHLLQPFDTPVFNKLYRVIPVRKVHALTISWAVPPQGKHYRVKPLHYISWLIGHEGTGSILSLLRKKCWALALFGGNSETGFDQNTTYSIFSISITLTNQGYQNVYQVVHLVFQYLKMLQTLGPQQRIYEEIQKIEANEFHYQEQTDPIEFVENICENMQLFPKEDFLTGDLLMFEFDPQVISEALSPLTPDRANLLLLSPENEGQCPLKEKWFGTCYNMEDILEEWAQRWSGDFELNSELHLPAENKFIASDFSLKEPDCPDTEFPVRIMNNERGCLWYKKDNKFKIPKAYIRFNLISPIIQNSAENLVLFDIFVNILAHNLAEPAYEADVAQLEYKLVAGEHGLVIRLKGFNHKLPLLLKLIVDHLADFRAEPGVFNMFSEQLKKTYFNILIKPERLGKDVRLLILEHCRWSVIQKYQAIMKGLTVDDLMTFVTGLKAELYVEGLVQGNFTSTESKEFLQYFIDKLQFQSLSSEVPVLFRVVEIPQKQHLCKVKSLNKGDANSEVTVYYQSGLKNLREHALMELMVMHMEEPCFDFLRTKETLGYQVYPTCRNTSGVLGFSVTVETQATKFSTELVEAKIEEFLVSFGERLSGLSEEAFRTQVTALIKLKECEDAHLGEEVDRNWFEVVTQQYIFKRLNKEIEALKMFSKEELVSWFLEHRNTNNRKLSVHVVGFGVEENDPPEPSSSDSPDNPPSSSYGEVCELTFLPASSPLLKDTTLITDIRGFTSSLPLHPYHKILS, from the exons ATGCCTCAGACCAACAAGTCAGTGAGCAGTGGAGGTGCGCAAGGTCAAGTATCTGCCCCAGACCAGGGTGAGCCGCCGCCACCACAGGAAGTCAGGAACCAGGGAGTTGCTGGGGATGGAGGTGGTGGTGCAGGGGCAGGTGGAGGTGAAAGAGTCGCTGTGGAGGATCAGGGAGACCCAGAGATCGTCAGATCACCCAGTGACCCGAAGAAATACAG ATACATTAAGCTGAGTAACGGCCTGCGAGTGCTCCTCATCTCCGACTTCAGCAGGACTGATGGAAAGGAAGGCAGTGAAAACGGAGAGGACAAGGTGGaggcagaggacagggaggatcagcaggaagagagggaaggcGAGGAAGAAGGGGATTCTGGTGAGGGgtcggaggaggaagaggaggagaatgaagaggaagagcaggacaGTGACTTTGATGAGCTGGACGAGGATAacgcagagaagaagaagagagggagctGTGAGAAGCAG GCGGCAGCTGCTCTGTGCATCAGTGTGGGGAGCTTCAGTGACCCGGACGACCTGCCCGGCCTCGCCCACTTCCTGGAGCACA TGGTGTTTATGGGCAGTGAGAAATACCCAGCGGAGAATGGCTTTGACGCCTTCCTAAAGAAGCACGGTGGGAGCGACAACGCGTCCACCGACTGTGAAAGAACCATTTTTCAGTTCGACGTGCAGAGGAAGTATTTCAGAGAAGCGCTCGACAG GTGGGCTCAGTTCTTCATCTGTCCTCTGATGATAGAAGATGCCATCGATAGAGAGGTGGAGGCCGTGGACAGTG AGTATCAGTTAGCGAGGCCGTCTGACTCCCATCGTAAGGAGATGCTGTTTGGGAGTCTGGCTAAACCAGGACACCCTATGAGCAAATTCTGCTGGG GTAACGCTCAAACATTAAAGCACGAtcccaaagagaagcagatcAACACCTACCAGCGGCTCAGAGACTTCTGGAGGAGATATTACTCTGCTCATTACATGACGCTCGCCATTCAGTCCAAAG AGACTCTGGACACTCTGGAGCAGTGGGTGAAAGAGATCTTCATCACAGTTCCCAACAA cGATGAACCTCAAGCCGACTTCTCTCATCTCCTGCAGCCGTTTGACACACCAGTCTTCAACAAACTCTACAGAG TCATCCCTGTGAGGAAGGTTCACGCTCTGACCATCAGCTGGGCCGTACCGCCTCAGGGGAAACACTACAG agtGAAGCCTCTTCACTACATCTCCTGGCTGATTGGACACGAAGGAACTGGCAGcatcctctctctgctcaggaAGAA GTGCTGGGCTCTGGCTCTATTTGGAGGAAACAGTGAGACGGGTTTCGACCAGAACACCACCTACTCCATCTTCTCCATCTCAATCACCCTCACCAACCAGGGCTACCAGAACGTCTACcag GTGGTCCATCTGGTGTTCCAGTACTTGAAAATGCTACAGACTCTCGGCCCCCAGCAGAG GATTTACGAGGAAATTCAGAAAATTGAAGCCAACGAGTTCCACTATCAGGAGCAG ACGGATCCCATCGAGTTTGTGGAGAACATCTGTGAGAACATGCAGCTGTTTCCCAAAGAGGACTTCCTGACCGGAGATCTGCTCATGTTTGAGTTTGACCCGCAG gttatCAGTGAAGCTCTGTCCCCGCTGACTCCCGACAGAGcaaatctgctgctgctgtcaccaGAGAACGAAGGACAATGTCCACTCAAAGAGAAATGGTTTGGTACCTGCTACAACATGGAAG ACATCCTAGAGGAGTGGGCTCAGCGCTGGTCTGGAGACTTCGAACTCAATTCTGAACTCCACCTTCCTGCTGAGAACAAATTCATCG CGTCGGATTTTTCCCTGAAGGAGCCCGACTGTCCAGACACTGAGTTTCCTGTCAGGATCATGAACAACGAGCGAGGCTGTCTGTGGTACAAGAAGGACAACAAGTTCAAGATCCCCAAAG CCTATATTCGTTTCAACCTGATCTCCCCAATCATTCAGAACAGTGCTGAAAA TCTGGTTCTGTTTGACATATTTGTGAACATCTTGGCTCACAACCTGGCAGAGCCGGCCTACGAGGCCGACGTGGCCCAGCTGGAGTACAAGCTTGTGGCCGGAGAGCACGGGCTGGTGATCCGACTGAAGGGCTTCAACCACAAACTGCCG CTGCTGTTGAAACTGATCGTGGATCATCTGGCAGACTTCAGAGCTGAGCCGGGCGTCTTCAACATGTTCTCTGAGCAGCTGAAGAAAACCTACTTCAACATCCTCATCAAACCTGAGAGACTGGGCAA GGACGTCCGTCTGCTGATCCTGGAGCACTGTCGCTGGTCAGTCATTCAGAAGTATCAGGCCATCATGAAGGGTCTGACTGTCGATGACCTCATGACCTTCGTCACTGGGCTGAAGGCGGAGCTGTACGTTGAGGGGCTGGTGCAGGGAAACTTCACCAGCACG GAGTCCAAAGAGTTTCTGCAGTACTTCATTGA taaGCTACAGTTCCAGTCTCTGTCATCAGAGGTCCCTGTGTTGTTCCGGGTGGTGGAGATCCCTCAGAAACAACATCTCTGTAAAGTTAAATCTCTTAACAAAGGAGACGCCAACTCTGAGGTCACAGTCTACTATCAG TCGGGGCTGAAGAACCTCAGAGAACACGCTCTGATGGAGCTGATGGTG ATGCACATGGAGGAGCCCTGCTTTGACTTCCTCAGGACGAAGGAGACACTGGG GTACCAGGTGTACCCGACCTGCAGAAACACCTCAGGGGTGCTGGGATTCTCCGTCACCGTGGAAACACAGGCCACTAAGTTCAG CACCGAGTTGGTGGAAGCGAAGATCGAGGAGTTCCTGGTCAGCTTCGGGGAGCGTCTGTCCGGTCTGAGCGAGGAGGCCTTCAGGACCCAGGTGACGGCTCTCATCAAGCTGAAGGAATGCGAGGACGCTCACCTGGGAGAGGAAGTGGACCGCAACTGGTTTGAGGTCGTCACACAGCAGTACATCTTTAAGAGGCTCAACAAGGAG ATCGAGGCTCTGAAGATGTTTTCTAAGGAGGAGCTGGTCTCCTGGTTCCTGGAACACAGAAACACCAACAACAGGAAGCTCAGTGTACAT GTGGTTGGTTTCGGGGTGGAGGAGAACGACCCACCAGAACCGAGCAGCTCCGACAGCCCTGACAACCCCCCCTCCTCGTCCTACGGTGAAGTGTGCGAGCTGACCTTCCTGCCGGCCTCCTCGCCGCTGCTCAAGGACACCACGCTCATCACCGACATCAGAGGgttcacctcctccctcccgCTCCACCCCTACCACAAAATCCTCAGCTAG